Proteins from one Daphnia pulicaria isolate SC F1-1A chromosome 3, SC_F0-13Bv2, whole genome shotgun sequence genomic window:
- the LOC124328491 gene encoding uncharacterized protein LOC124328491: MYIQRKLKFPFHDKFEDEIAKRLDCSVTLLREEECRIRPDGHIEWLVENKREKETWKKIANVANQSSSLNEIHEDDHLAHLNENTKEKSVVIISGVAGTGKSTLLSQYYKEIKKAKPDHWVIRINLVDHYEAILKQDTTPSDPVEFFVNLLHVIDDKSSFSRSLLRKRLETGDRIIFMFDGFDEVNEMCQDKAIELMKAITKDNSIQLYVTTRPHMLDKLQFQLSQLSYSLANFQRNDQIDFLIKYWEKELNLIGDKNGPIQQFAEFLVDRVSETLKDKESSFIGIPLQCRIIAERFQPNLSVMEENYDQCRVKKLITDLLDGKRFDLANLYRLLMETKRRVFLEEKAKISSSSVQNDIVVDAINQLIQDIESHLTKLAIETLVTNQKHLETLLPPQSSYRSDENLAKTENKIALNSLKFGLTLKNGDESKVQFLHRTYAEYLFARYLYEGFLLDEKRHNKLLENESIRMLILKKILARPEYHGVQVFFNSMLKELVDGDEEWRNRIDNRNLPERIKKLTENFYDQYLPEDSPPPVPDTEVSGGSPRTSKIYQRYDTENALHFSLLTGNTIIFTILCDCLDATLDQKQVRIVVMKSFMDETSNFSFKFFRQVESKYFKRFIDYVDSEADKIMSKFATYPAYLPPCDLEYSEWNGEEQQETVHHLLQFMTNQRESFNNYFGPYSERAIKPMLTFFIFNENYESHLEIFLGLLSQSTVYSDDIQFENLLKKAFCSKEHFIGGRIEKVLIILCWLNRQNLLTQLYGIVLAIELEAFQNIYQPRPLVGDGVGKVRSSMSWKVLMKRDSYRMTRLHRAAFHGNMKAVEKMLEKICQNLTDPVNTKFACKIINEVLARDEYGFTPFYVAAVRGHEEIYHKMLIFLKKILTDKILKKHLINPKGFVHRALSDAIESENIPMLQLMLEAFKKELGQKKLLQILRLRSESRHFGSFVSACCKTRKMFYVLAISVMRKENVTNDTNFHRDFCQLVRGAGLTNEIFHYMNASPQGQYSFKSFDDYINDIEKI, encoded by the exons ATGTACATCCAGCGAAAGTTGAAATTTCCTTTCCACGATAAGTTTGAGGATGAAATAGCGAAGCGACTTGACTGCAGTGTAACTCTACTTCGTGAAGAGGAATGCAGGATTCGACCGGATGGCCACATCGAATGGCTCGTTGaaaacaaacgagaaaaagaaacatggaAAAAAATCGCAAATGTCGCAAATCAATCGTCGTCATTAAATGAAATTCACGAAGATGATCATTTGGctcatttgaatgaaaatacaaaagaaaagtctgTTGTCATCATATCCGGTGTGGCCGGAACGGGAAAATCTACTCTTCTCTCTCAATAttataaagaaattaaaaaagcaaaaccgGACCATTGGGTAATCAGAATCAATTTAGTGGATCACTACGAAGCAATTCTGAAACAGGATACAACACCTTCGGATCCCGTCGAGTTTTTTGTTAATCTG CTACACGTCATTGATGataaaagttcattttctcgtTCGTTATTGAGAAAACGGTTGGAGACGGGAGACCGTatcattttcatgtttgacGGATTCGATGAAGTCAACGAAATGTGTCAAGATAAAGCGATTGAATTGATGAAGGCCATCACTAAAGACAACTCTATCCAACTTTATGTGACAACCCGACCACACATGCTCGACAAACTGCAATTTCAATTGTCTCAATTGTCTTACAGTTTGGCAAATTTCCAAAGAAACGACcaaattgatttcttgattaaATATTGGGAGAAAGAACTCAATTTAATTGGCGATAAAAATGGCCCAATTCAACAATTCGCAGAATTCTTAGTTGATCGGGTATCGGAAACgttaaaagataaagaaagttCTTTTATTGGAATCCCATTGCAATGTCGGATCATAGCCGAACGTTTCCAGCCCAATCTTTCAGTGATGGAGGAAAACTACGACCAATGTCGAGTAAAAAAACTCATAACCGATCTACTTGATGGTAAGAGATTCGATTTGGCTAATTTGTATCGTCTTTTGATGGAAACCAAACGCCGGGTCTTTCTCGAAGAAAAAGCTAAAATTTCCTCATCATCAGTTCAAAACGATATTGTGGTTGACGCCATTAATCAATTGATTCAAGATATTGAGAGTCATCTGACCAAATTAGCCATCGAAACTTTAGTCACGAATCAGAAGCACTTGGAAACTTTGCTGCCACCTCAGTCGTCGTACCGGTCCGATGAGAATCTGgctaaaacagaaaataaaatcgcTTTAAACAGTCTGAAATTTggattgacattaaaaaatggagATGAATCAAAAGTCCAATTCTTGCACCGGACATACGCCGAATATTTATTCGCCAGATATTTGTACGAAGGGTTTCTTCTCGATGAGAAACGACACAACAAATTACTAGAAAATGAATCCATTCGAATgttaattctgaaaaaaatcctGGCGAGACCAGAATACCATGGTGTCCAAGTGTTTTTCAATAGCATGTTGAAAGAGTTAGTCGATGGCGACGAAGAGTGGCGAAATAGAATTGATAACCGCAATTTACCGGAaaggataaaaaaattgacggaAAATTTTTACGACCAATATCTTCCTGAAGACTCACCTCCACCGGTGCCAGACACAGAGGTTTCTGGGGGGAGTCCTCGGACATCAAAAATTTACCAACGGTACGACACTGAAAACGCACTTCATTTTTCGCTTTTGACAGGGAATACGATCATATTCACAATTTTGTGCGATTGCCTTGATGCAACTTTGGATCAAAAACAAGTACGAATCGTAGTGATGAAATCTTTCATGGACGAAACAAgcaatttttcattcaaatttttccgccaagtagaaagtaaatattttaaacgaTTTATCGATTACGTGGACAGCGAAGCGGATAAAATCATGTCAAAGTTTGCAACTTACCCAGCTTACCTGCCACCTTGTGATTTAGAATATTCTGAATGGAATGGAGAGGAACAACAAGAAACTGTGCACCACTTGTTGCAGTTTATGACAAATCAACGAGAGTCTTTTAACAATTATTTCGGTCCCTACAGTGAGCGCGCGATAAAACCCATGCtaacctttttcattttcaacgaaAATTACGAAAGTCATTTAGAAATCTTTTTGGGATTACTGTCTCAATCGACGGTCTATTCTGACGATATCCAATTTGAAAATCTGTTAAAGAAAGCCTTCTGTTCCAAAGAACATTTTATTGGTGGCCGAATCGAAAAAGTGTTAATTATCTTATGCTGGCTTAATAGACAAAATCTACTGACTCAACTTTATGGCATAGTTCTAGCGATAGAACTAGAagcttttcaaaatatttaccaGCCGCGGCCGCTGGTAGGAGATGGCGTAGGAAAAGTGAGATCGTCAATGTCTTGGAAAGTACTGATGAAACGAGATTCGTATCGAATGACTCGTCTTCATCGAGCAGCCTTCCACGGAAACATGAAGGCAGTCgagaaaatgttggaaaagatttGCCAAAATTTGACTGATCCAGTGAACACAAAATTTGcgtgtaaaataataaatgaagtcTTGGCTCGGGATGAATATGGATTTACACCGTTTTATGTAGCTGCTGTCCGTGGTCATGAGGAAATCTATCACAAAATGCTGAtcttcttgaaaaaaattcttaccgataaaatactaaaaaaacaCTTGATAAACCCAAAGGGATTTGTGCACCGCGCACTTTCCGACGCCATTGAATCTGAAAACATTCCAATGTTGCAATTGATGCTAGAAGCTTTTAAGAAAGAACTGGGGCAAAAGAAACTTTTACAAATTCTTCGTCTTCGTTCCGAATCTCGTCACTTTGGTTCCTTCGTTTCCGCATGCTGcaaaacgagaaaaatgtTCTATGTCTTGGCAATTTCCGTCATGAGAAAGGAAAATGTTACGAATGATACAAATTTTCATAGAGATTTCTGCCAGTTGGTTCGCGGGGCCGGTCTAACAAATGAAATCTTCCATTACATGAACGCTAGCCCTCAAGGacagtattcattcaaaaGTTTTGACGATTATATCAAtgatattgaaaaaatatag
- the LOC124329458 gene encoding uncharacterized protein LOC124329458, with product MNTKRSKNKSKMSDALHEEVTQEEESSTGIAGDLVVSSPLEDEMPPVSEKGSDAGHGNRFQSKLLMLFCIRAINAGYRFYLGTELLDQGNKFDDLIFKFKRDENAGSKGESWPYQYLQAKSRMHETRDKITAKDLFAVPTKEQKKNEKINIDFSLPKYFRSYREITRRGDEIDSCIICTNIDFANKEILKGNGIEVNEVLTDSILKFEKLSDGKNPTRYKIEIKNEGQKNILKEETTSKILAEILWELNDGTESKVLCTNHETMRNYHIALIKENVINPETKKFHEDFINRHDGLSEGAKELRKYLLQFSKNVENLEKRIFQFNNNFGKTPLKPIEFNYDLPVAVKDEEIQGFLDKLVFAVNTPNEGELDDVLKIEVGRYFTLLSTDLQSAFVMNEMVNWFKRKDNVWLSSQEARTLFLDKTKNIMESIRVNDLSIDYQNQLKKDLMGLEFNNDSILVMTEKLGRLFKDTSNSVIVIGSDSPQHTAVKFIAAIKTLPDFIYDDSFLVTSSKRLKDEVEAKKFKHCLELKDDSHNLLVVVCDGDVISAKNCTEYASLIPNGQR from the exons Atg AATACCAAacgttctaaaaataaatcgaaaatGTCTGATGCCCTTCATGAAGAAGTGACGCAAGAGGAAGAGTCATCAACTGGGATCGCAGGCGATTTGGTGGTTAGTTCACCGTTAGAAGATGAGATGCCACCTGTGAGCgagaagggatccgatgcggGACACGGTAACCGATTTCAATCAAAACTTTTAATGTTGTTTTGCATCCGCGCAATCAATGCCGGATACAGATTCTATTTGGGCACGGAACTCCTTGACCAAGGCAACAAGTTCGacgatttgattttcaaatttaaaagagaTGAAAACGCGGGAAGTAAAGGAGAAAGCTGGCCTTATCAATATTTACAAGCCAAGAGCCGAATGCAcgaaacaagagataaaataaCAGCTAAAGATTTATTCGCTGTACCAACGAaagagcaaaagaaaaatgaaaaaattaacattgATTTCAGCCTACCAAAATATTTTCGTTCTTATCGTGAAATAACAAGAAGAGGAGACGAGATTGACAGTTGCATCATTTGCACAAACATTGACTTtgcaaataaagaaattcttaagggaaatggaattgaagtcaatgaAGTGCTAACTgattccattttaaaattcgaAAAACTATCAGATGGGAAAAACCCAACTCGatataaaatagaaattaaaaacgaagggcaaaaaaatatattaaaagaAGAGACTACCTCTAAAATATTGGCCGAAATTTTGTGGGAGTTGAACGACGGAACAGAATCTAAAGTACTTTGCACAAATCATGAAACAATGCGAAATTATCACATTGCattgataaaagaaaacgTAATCAATCccgagacaaaaaaatttcacgaaGATTTCATTAATCGGCATGATGGACTATCTGAAGGTGCCAAGGAATTGCGTAAATATTTGCTGCAATTCAGTAAAAACGTtgaaaacttggaaaaaaggATTTTCCAGTTTAATAACAATTTTGGCAAAACGCCACTAAAGCCCATTGAATTTAATTATGATCTACCCGTTGCTGTGAAGGACGAGGAAATCCAAGGATTCTTGGATAAGCTAGTCTTCGCAGTCAACACACCCAACGAAGGGGAACTGGATGACGTACTCAAAATTGAAGTTGGCAGATATTTCACATTGCTCAGTACCGATCTTCAGTCAGCCTTCGTCATGAACGAAATGGTCAACtggttcaaaagaaaagacaatgtTTGGCTGTCGTCACAAGAAGCCAGAACACTGTTTTTagataaaacgaaaaatattaTGGAATCGATACGTGTCAATGACTTATCAATCGACTATCAGAACCAGTTGAAAAAAGACCTGATGGGATTAGAATTTAATAATGATTCAATTCTAGTTATGACTGAAAAATTAGGACGGTTATTCAAAGACACTTCAAACTCAGTTATTGTTATTGGATCAGATTCGCCTCAACACACGGCAGTCAAATTCATTGCTGCCATCAAAACGCTTCCCGATTTTATATATGACGACAGTTTCTTGGTGACGTCATCGAAGCGTCTAAAGGACGAAGTGGAAGCTAAAAAGTTTAAACACTGTTTGGAATTAAAGGACGATTCTCATAATCTACTCGTCGTCGTTTGTGATGGTGATGTAATATCGGCTAAAAATTGCACAGAATATGCTAGTCTAATTCCGAATGGACAAAGatga